One Xiphophorus maculatus strain JP 163 A chromosome 10, X_maculatus-5.0-male, whole genome shotgun sequence genomic region harbors:
- the LOC102219373 gene encoding alpha-tectorin-like isoform X37: MAGRILLPLLLLSATAGVATQTTTASETTQAGISTQRQAGVSTQSQAGISTQRQAGVSTQSQAGLSTQRQAGVSTQSQAGVSTQSQAGISTQRQAGVSTQSQAGISTQRQAGVSTQSQAGLSTQRQAGVTSQSQAGMTNQSQAGLSTQRQAGVSTQSQAGVTNQSQAGLSTQQQAGVSTQSQAGFSTQRQAGVSTQSQAGLSTQQQAGVSTQSQAGFSTQRQAGVSTQSQAGVTNQSQAGLSTQRQAGVTSQSQAGLSTQQQAGVSTQSQAGFSTQRQAGVSTQSQAGVTNQSQAGFSTQRQAGVSTQSQAGVTNQSQAGFSTQRQAGVSTQSQAGLSTQRQAGVSTQSQAGLSTQRQAGMTNQSQAGLSTQQQAGVSTQSQAGLSTQRQAGVSTQSQAGMTNQSQAGLSTQQQAGVSTQSQAGLSTQRQAGVSTQSQAGVTNQSQAGLSTQRQAGVSTQSQAGLSTQRQAGVSTQSQAGLSTQQQAGVSTQSQAGVSTQSQAGMSTQSQAGVSTQRQAGVTPQSQGPLYPIAGTISSQSDDGSSPAISLLRSFNYFGQSYSQIYVNHNGDLTFDAPWYSYTPQRFPMYGSKDVIAPFWTDLDNRGNGDIYYIQYTSGSILQQVTQDINRYFPALNFQANWVFIATWHEVAYFPTTGTQTTFQAVLTTNGQYSFVLMNYGSIASTSRYVQAGYDTISSSHHFTIPGSFSSDATGPNSTFSLGSNVNVPGRWAFRVDHGSLVCNFNGQPVQLGDSFWSDSTCAQKCICTRAGLQCSNNPCSFSQICRPAAFQYSCQTVQRQTCTVTGDPHYYTFDNSVFHFQGTCTYVLSEQCQNGLPYYRVEGKNGHQGSTHVSWTVLVKVFVHDENIELVKGHQSQAKVNGSFVSTPFSLRNGSIQVYQSGFSVIISTDFGLMVSYDRFLYVRISLPYTYQNSTCGLCGNFNNRPEDDFRTREGEVVSSDVDFANSWKAAGDDEPGCDPHCSGLACAGCTAAQTALYRNSAHCGILENSTGPFAACHQQLPPRSFVDSCVYDLCVSGGYQPILCQALNVYSSQCQQNGIQPQSWRRSGFCEIPCPANSHFEAQGTGCPSTCVNPNSTNNCPLPNQESCVCNSGYLLSGGVCVPHSDCGCSFEGHYYRSGETVILDADCGRRCTCRFGSMTCSSHTCGQHESCRVEDGVRGCRPNSFATCWTRGPGSYNTFDGVMYQYPGACRLTLAKVMGSSDRTHFMITVEKVPQGPQGFSNVLKFEAQGTQVAIEMSNTSTVKVDGQLTRLPFSSGSNRIRIFQSSTHSVILRTAFGVTLQTVWPHFVRVTAPGVYSGLLGGLCGNYNADQNDDFRTPNGTLVTDSQMFGDSWRDGSLADHCVESRPRNPATNLRSSEYCGVLTSPTGPFTSCWAAVNPWQQVDACVEILQGSRDPASTLCEVLRDYALMCQHNDGSLGQWRNATGCVPTCPSNSHYELCGSSCPSSCPSLSFPFTCDTQCQEGCQCNDGFVLNGNQCVPPTSCGCFHDGRYRQAGEQFWDGEACQSFCTCNGVTGVVQCSPNSCGPQESCHVVGGEFGCHPNPHGTCSASGDPHYLTFDGKAYDFQGTCRYVLATVCNDTVDLHQFSVKAKNEPWFGLPVSITAEVVVDVLGYEVRMSRGNIGTVEVNGITRNLPIVFNGSLSIFGSGSQTFVNAAFGLSVMYDGSSTVSISVPPSYRGNMCGLCGNFNGNQTDDFHTPSGALSNTADAFGAAWKVPGNHTCSDGCGSSCAQCNDDRSARAQCEVIRAADGPFSFCHEEVDPAPYFSDCVFDVCVSGNRGSDLLCRALETYVSACQSANVRIYPWRQNTTCRTECPANSHYELCGTDCGHTCASSIDAACDHVCSEGCFCDEGFSRSGTSCVPVESCGCQHDGFYFNAGESFWTDGCSQQCECQAPNVLICSPSSCTPTQECTIRDGQLGCYDAMSTCTVLGDPHYITFDGALTHFQGSCSYVITESLRHSNNETQYKVVATNKHRGNNFVSFVSSVDIFLSNHPESAHVRLGPNKRVKVNGAEVSLPTTAGTFGQVMRQGSYIVFNAADVVVQFDGSSTLLVRMGRNYQNRVSGMCGNFNGDPNDDKVLPNGTLAQNDNQFGHSWKSETSQEGCGSTDQRSGDGLSDCRFIEEYKELCRVITNTSGPFSSCHLHSNPQPFFTSCVYDLCLYTPANGMLCSAVSAYEKTCTNLGLSIPNWRSPLRCAETDPCEQLDCAEYEWCGKKNGVYGCFCDEQHHRPNNESYDSNIECSSSSGTMSVSRCQLFEAGFHSSALHLHDSSCNGTLQDGRLIFHFDNDGHLCGTALRSNGTHFMYENTIQGHVDPHGGLISRERNLHLDFSCVYPLAQALSMAVGINPVESILRKKLPVGTGSYSVRMIPYEDEGFHFPLSTNGNIELEVDQMFYMEVRTEGVDQRQFATVLDSCWATPVNQANYPVRWDLIASQCPNPEDGTVEVIQNGVSTVSRFSFRMFSFTNHTQIYLHCSVHLCLLRNNNCRAHCYPGYHTLFKRDVSYHDSSALSIGPLVLVAQPNTGGLIQRNGVNRKISTSDGTGHLASIVTLIVSLLMTRILVN, encoded by the exons ctGGATTGTCAACTCAACAACAAG ctGGAGTGTCAACTCAAAGTCAAG ctgGATTTTCAACTCAGCGTCAAG ctGGAGTGTCAACTCAAAGTCAAG ctGGAGTGACAAATCAAAGTCAAG ctgGATTTTCAACTCAGCGTCAAG ctGGAGTGTCAACTCAAAGTCAAG ctGGAGTGACAAATCAAAGTCAAG ctgGATTTTCAACTCAGCGTCAAG ctGGAGTGTCAACTCAAAGTCAAG ctgGATTGTCAACTCAGCGTCAAG ctGGAGTGTCAACACAAAGTCAAG ctgGATTGTCAACTCAGCGTCAAG ctGGAATGACAAATCAAAGTCAAG ctGGATTGTCAACTCAACAACAAG ctGGAGTGTCAACTCAAAGTCAAG ctgGATTGTCAACTCAGCGTCAAG ctGGAGTGTCAACTCAAAGTCAAG ctGGAATGACAAATCAAAGTCAAG ctgGATTGTCAACTCAACAACAAG ctGGAGTGTCAACACAAAGTCAAG ctgGATTGTCAACTCAGCGTCAAG ctGGAGTGTCAACTCAAAGTCAAG ctGGAGTGACAAATCAAAGTCAAG ctgGATTGTCAACTCAGCGTCAAG ctGGAGTGTCAACACAAAGTCAAG ctgGATTGTCAACTCAGCGTCAAG ctGGAGTGTCAACTCAAAGTCAAG ctGGATTGTCAACTCAACAACAAG ctGGAGTGTCAACTCAAAGTCAAG ctGGAGTGTCAACTCAAAGTCAAG CTGGAATGTCAACTCAAAGTCAAG ctgGAGTATCAACTCAGCGTCAAG CTGGAGTGACACCTCAAAGTCAAG gaCCCCTCTACCCAATTGCTGGAACAATAAGCTCTCAATCAGATGATGGAAGCTCACCTGCAATTTCACTCCTACGATCCTTTAACTATTTTGGACAGTCTTACTCTCAGATTTAC GTGAACCACAACGGAGATCTGACCTTTGATGCACCATGGTATAGTTATACTCCTCAACGTTTTCCAATGTATGGAAGCAAAGACGTCATTGCTCCGTTCTGGACTGATTTAGACAACAGAGGAAATGGTGATATCTACTATATTCAGTACACCAGCGGCTCTATTCTCCAACAAGTTACACAGGACATCAATAGATACTTCCCAGCTCTTAACTTTCAGGCAAACTGGGTCTTCATAGCAACATGGCATGAAGTTGCCTATTTTCCAACAACTGGAACA CAAACAACCTTTCAGGCAGTCTTGACTACCAATGGCCAATATTCATTTGTGCTGATGAATTATGGCTCAATAGCCTCCACGTCAAGATATGTACAG GCTGGATACGATACGATCAGTTCCTCTCACCACTTCACCATCCCTGGATCATTCTCTAGTGACGCAACCGGACCTAACTCAACTTTTAGTCTTGGCAGTAATGTCAACGTACCCGGTCGCTGGGCCTTCCGTGTCGATCATGGATCATTAGTCTGTAATTTTAATG gtcaACCTGTTCAACTTGGTGACTCTTTCTGGAGTGACAGCACCTGTGCACAGAAATGCATCTGCACCAGAGCAGGGCTGCAATGCTCCAACAATCCCTGCTCCTTCTCCCAAATCTGTCGGCCAGCTGCCTTTCAGTACTCCTGCCAGACTGTGCAAAGACAAACCTGCACCGTCACTGGAGATCCACATTACTACACCTTTGACAACTCAGTGTTTCACTTTCAAGGCACATGCACTTACGTTCTGTCAGAGCAGTGTCAGAACGGACTGCCCTACTACAGAGTGGAGGGGAAGAATGGGCATCAGGGTAGCACTCATGTTTCATGGACAGTACTGGTCAAAGTCTTTGTTCATGATGAAAATATCGAGCTGGTTAAAGGACATCAAAGTCAGGCCAAG GTCAACGGAAGCTTTGTATCAACTCCGTTTTCCCTCAGAAACGGCTCTATCCAGGTTTATCAGTCAGGTTTCTCTGTGATCATCAGCACTGACTTTGGCCTGATGGTTTCTTATGACAGGTTTTTATATGTCCGAATCAGTTTGCCCTACACTTACCAAAATAGCACATGTGGGCTCTGCGGAAACTTCAACAATCGCCCTGAGGATGACTTTCGAACCCGTGAAGGTGAAGTGGTGAGCTCTGATGTGGATTTTGCCAACAGCTGGAAAGCTGCTGGTGATGATGAGCCTGGCTGTGATCCTCATTGTTCAGGTCTGGCCTGTGCTGGCTGCACAGCAGCTCAGACAGCACTGTACAGAAACTCTGCCCACTGTGGTATTCTTGAGAACAGCACAGGTCCGTTTGCTGCATGCCATCAACAACTTCCTCCAAGATCTTTTGTGGACAGCTGTGTGTATGATCTCTGTGTCAGTGGAGGGTATCAACCCATTCTGTGCCAAGCCCTAAATGTCTACTCAAGTCAGTGTCAACAAAATGGGATCCAGCCGCAAAGCTGGCGGCGTTCTGGCTTCTGTG AAATCCCCTGCCCAGCCAATAGCCACTTTGAGGCCCAGGGTACAGGATGTCCATCTACATGTGTCAACCCCAATTCCACCAACAACTGCCCCCTCCCAAACCAAGAGAGCTGTGTCTGCAATTCAGGCTACCTCCTGAGTGGAGGGGTCTGTGTCCCTCATTCTGACTGTGGCTGCAGCTTTGAGGGTCACTACTACCGCTCAGGAGAAACTGTCATACTGGATGCAGACTGTGGGAGGCGCTGTACATGCAGATTTGGCTCCATGACTTGCAGCTCTCACACCTGTGGCCAACATGAGTCCTGCAGGGTGGAGGATGGAGTAAGAGGTTGCAGACCAAACAGCTTTGCAACATGTTGGACAAGAGGCCCAGGATCATACAATACATTTGATGGAGTGATGTATCAGTACCCTGGAGCATGTCGCCTGACCCTTGCCAAAGTTATGGGATCCTCTGATCGCACACACTTCATGattactgtggaaaaagttcctCAGGGGCCACAGGGTTTCTCTAATGTGCTAAAATTTGAGGCACAGGGAACACAAGTTGCTATTGAGATGTCAAATACTAGCACCGTTAAG GTTGATGGCCAACTGACCAGACTGCCATTCAGCTCTGGATCCAACAGAATCCGTATCTTCCAAAGCAGCACTCACAGTGTCATCCTTCGCACAGCCTTTGGTGTAACTCTGCAGACTGTCTGGCCTCATTTTGTCCGTGTCACTGCACCAGGTGTCTACAGTGGTTTATTAGGTGGACTTTGTGGAAACTACAATGCTGACCAGAATGACGATTTCCGTACACCCAATGGTACTCTAGTCACTGACTCCCAGATGTTTGGGGACAGTTGGCGAGATGGCTCCCTGGCAGATCACTGTGTGGAAAGCAGACCTCGTAATCCTGCAACCAATTTACGTTCCAGTGAGTACTGTGGAGTTCTTACTTCACCCACTGGGCCCTTTACATCATGCTGGGCTGCAGTGAACCCCTGGCAGCAGGTAGATGCATGTGTAGAAATCCTCCAAGGCTCCAGAGATCCAGCATCAACGCTGTGTGAGGTCCTCCGAGATTATGCACTGATGTGTCAACATAACGATGGATCCTTGGGACAGTGGAGGAATGCAACTGGCTGTG TACCAACCTGTCCATCAAACAGTCATTATGAACTCTGTGGAAGTTCATGTCCGTCTTCCTGCCCCAGCCTCTCCTTCCCCTTCACCTGTGACACTCAGTGCCAGGAGGGATGCCAGTGTAATGATGGGTTTGTCCTCAATGGTAACCAGTGTGTGCCTCCAACATCCTGTGGATGCTTTCATGATGGACGATATCGGCAAGCTGGAGAACAGTTCTGGGATGGAGAAGCATGTCAGAGCTTTTGCACCTGTAATGGTGTAACTGGTGTAGTCCAATGTTCCCCAAATTCATGTGGACCTCAGGAGTCCTGCCATGTTGTGGGGGGTGAGTTTGGCTGCCATCCCAACCCTCATGGCACCTGCTCGGCCTCTGGAGACCCTCACTACCTGACCTTTGATGGCAAGGCTTATGACTTCCAGGGAACCTGCCGCTATGTTCTGGCAACAGTGTGCAATGACACTGTGGACCTTCACCAGTTTTCTGTGAAAGCAAAGAATGAACCGTGGTTTGGACTGCCAGTTTCTATCACGGCTGAAGTGGTTGTTGATGTCTTGGGCTATGAAGTGCGTATGTCGAGAGGCAACATTGGTACTGTGGAG GTGAATGGAATCACAAGAAACCTGCCCATTGTTTTCAATGGAAGCCTGTCAATTTTTGGAAGTGGATCTCAAACATTTGTCAACGCAGCTTTTGGACTGAGCGTCATGTATGATGGAAGTAGCACAGTGTCCATTTCGGTGCCCCCAAGCTACAG AGGAAACATGTGTGGACTTTGTGGAAACTTCAATGGAAATCAAACTGATGATTTCCACACTCCAAGTGGAGCATTGTCCAACACTGCAGATGCTTTTGGGGCAGCTTGGAAGGTTCCTGGAAACCACACCTGTAGTGACGGCTGTGGCTCTTCATGCGCACAATGCAATGATGACCGATCTGCCAGGGCCCAGTGTGAGGTGATCCGGGCAGCTGACGGCCCCTTCAGCTTCTGCCACGAGGAGGTGGATCCAGCACCATATTTCAGTGACTGCGTCTTTGATGTCTGCGTGTCGGGAAATCGAGGCAGTGATCTCCTGTGCAGGGCTCTAGAGACATACGTCAGTGCCTGTCAGTCTGCTAATGTCCGAATCTACCCTTGGAGACAAAACACCACTTGCA gaACTGAGTGCCCAGCCAACAGCCATTATGAGCTGTGTGGAACAGACTGCGGCCACACCTGTGCCAGCAGCATTGATGCTGCCTGTGACCATGTTTGCTCTGAGGGATGTTTCTGTGATGAAGGTTTTTCCAGGAGTGGAACAAGCTGTGTGCCTGTGGAGAGCTGTGGCTGTCAGCATGACGGCTTCTATTTCAAT GCCGGTGAGTCCTTCTGGACAGACGGTTGCTCCCAACAGTGTGAATGTCAAGCGCCCAATGTCCTGATCTGCAGTCCCTCATCATGCACTCCTACACAAGAGTGCACCATCAGAGATGGCCAGCTGGGCTGTTACGACGCCATGTCTACCTGTACTGTATTGGGTGACCCACACTACATCACCTTCGATGGAGCCCTAACTCATTTCCAGGGATCATGCTCTTACGTCATCACTGAAAGCTTGAGACACAGCAACAATGAAACTCAGTACAAAGTCGTGGCCACCAACAAGCACAGAGGAAACAACTTTGTGTCTTTCGTGTCATCAGTTGATATATTCCTCTCAAATCATCCAGAGAGTGCTCATGTCAGACTCGGACCGAACAAGAGAGTCAag GTAAATGGAGCAGAGGTTTCTCTTCCCACCACTGCAGGAACTTTTGGTCAGGTGATGAGGCAGGGAAGTTACATAGTGTTTAATGCTGCTGATGTCGTAGTCCAGTTTGATGGCTCCAGTACTTTACTGGTCAGGATGGGCCGCAACTACCAGAACAGAGTTAGTGGAATGTGTGGGAACTTCAATGGTGATCCCAATGATGACAAAGTTTTGCCCAATGGTACTTTGGCCCAAAACGACAACCAGTTTGGCCACAGCTGGAAATCAGAGACAAGCCAAGAAGG ATGTGGATCCACTGATCAGAGAAGTGGTGATGGACTAAGTGACTGCCGCTTCATAGAAGAatacaaagaactctgcagagTCATCACCAACACCAGTGGCCCATTCAGTTCTTGTCACCTGCATTCAAACCCCCAACCAtttttcacttcctgtgtttacGATCTCTGCCTCTATACACCAGCCAATGGCATGCTGTGTTCTGCTGTCTCTGCTTATGAGAAAACCTGCACCAATTTGGGCCTTAGCATCCCCAACTGGCGCTCTCCTTTGCGTTGTG CTGAGACTGACCCCTGTGAACAGCTGGACTGCGCAGAGTATGAGTGGTGTGGTAAGAAAAATGGTGTGTACGGCTGCTTCTGTGACGAGCAACATCATCGACCCAACAATGAGAGCTACG ACTCAAACATTGAATGCTCCAGCAGTTCTGGCACCATGTCAGTGTCTCGCTGCCAGCTGTTTGAAGCGGGCTTCCACTCCAGTGCTCTCCATCTCCATGACAGCTCTTGCAACGGGACTCTCCAGGACGGACGACTCATCTTCCATTTTGACAATGACGGCCATCTGTGTGGGACAGCTCTTAGG AGCAATGGAACTCACTTCATGTATGAGAACACTATTCAAGGGCATGTGGATCCTCATGGAGGTTTGATTAGCCGTGAGAGGAATCTTCATCTGGATTTCTCCTGTGTTTACCCTCTGGCTCAGGCTCTGTCAATGGCTGTGGGCATCAACCCTGTGGAGAG CATTTTGAGGAAGAAGCTTCCTGTTGGCACTGGATCTTATAGTGTGAGGATGATCCCCTATGAGGATGAAGGCTTCCACTTCCCCTTGAGCACTAATGGAAACATAGAACTGGAAGttgatcaaatgttttacatgGAGGTGCGAACAGAAGGGGTGGATCAGCGCCAGTTTGCCACAGTTCTGGACTCTTGCTGGGCCACGCCAGTCAACCAAGCAAACTATCCTGTCCGCTGGGATCTCATTGCTTCGCA GTGTCCTAATCCAGAAGATGGAACCGTAGAGGTGATTCAGAACGGTGTCTCCACTGTGTCTCGTTTCTCCTTCAGGATGTTCAGCTTCACCAACCACACACAGATTTACTTGCACTGCAGTGTCCACTTGTGTCTTTTGAGAAACAACAACTGCAGAGCT cattgCTACCCGGGTTACCACACTCTATTCAAGAGGGACGTATCTTACCATGACTCTTCAGCTCTGTCAATTGGACCACTGGTGCTTGTGGCACAACCAAACACTG GTGGACTAATCCAAAGAAACGGTGTGAATCGAAAGATATCGACGTCAGATGGTACAGGCCATCTGGCATCAATTGTTACCCTGATTGTCAGTTTGCTGATGACCAGAATTCTGGTCAATTAA